CTCTCTCTTTCAAATCATAACCCAACGAACCTAATTATATAGTTGAATAACCAAACGGaaccaagaaagaaagaaaaaaaaaaacctaaattCTAGGGTTTTAGGAACGTGAGAATTTTGTGACGGCGATAGAAAAGAGATGCAGAGCGTTTaggtttttcaatttttatagaaGTAGTCTGTTTTGATTGGGCTTCCAAGGGCTCATTTCTTAGGCCTATACCCACtgcttaattaatatttcagttttccattttttttgttttcttaaacaaaaAGCCATTCTTTCAAGCATAACTTTATTTCAGAAGGAGATGTTCAACCCTAAATACCGTAAATCACAGCATTCATTAGACATGATTACGAATCTCAATTCAATTTCGAAGATGCACACTATTAATTATACAACCTCCTTAAAAAAACTGAGATGAATCAagcttctatttctttttctccttaatGACATTTTATCACTacatataatatttcaatCAATCTCATTAAACATTGAGGGAATCATTTCGATAACGCAAACCTGGTATCCTTTTTTTGAACATTCCATGCAAACCTTGTTTGGTCACCTAAGTTTAGTTAAACTGAGCTTTCTCTGTCACATTGATCataaaaaacacataaaaagaaatgaaataaaatatgatgCGTGCTTGTTTCTGTGTTACATTTGAACATTTTCCCGCCAAACAGACAGGGATCAGAAcgagaaaatatttaaacaataaataaatacataaaaattgtAATGAAGGTGGAAAGTTGCCTTGCACGAATATTGACGAGGAGAGCGATTCTGGTTTTGCTGGAATAGTGTTATTTTTGTCCGCTGTGCAGTCTATTATTGGGTTTCATTGATGGCCTTGCCCCTAACCAAAGCTCTAAAGAGAGGCCCAGGCCCAGGCCTAACTTCAATATTCCTTACATGAAAACCATCTCTTTTGCACTCGGATTGGCATTCTCacttaagaattaaaaaataataattaaactcGAGTCTCTTTACCGCAATAAACCAAATTAAACTTTAAGTCTTTTTACAGCAATAAAGCAATGTCGCAGTAAACCAATATTGATAAGAGATTATCGTGtttataatgaattaaaaagataGTTATCCCCTTGTGTCTCATTACTTAAAATGAGCCtatgataaattaaaagaaaacattattTACTCTTTGATGACCTAATTTTTTTGGTAACAGTGCAAATCGAGGAGTTAGtttatgcttattgatttgaGTTTACATTTATGATTGTTCCTCTTCTGCTTCATTATCTGTATTACAATTGATAAGAAATTTGGAGAAGTTTGATGTCTTTTGATTGGTTGAATGATGTACGTGGTGCGGATGTAGAGGTGCAGGGCTATAAATCTTACTGCATAAAGCGTACGCGCTGACTACTAAATTGCACTCTTCCAAACTTAACTTGAGCATACATTCAAGTTTGTCTTAAATTTTGGAGGGCAATGAAAAAGAAGGTAGCCAGTTCATGTTGCTGCCCAATCTGTggaaaatgcaaaaaaaatcataagtCAAGTAAAATAATCTTCTTTCCCGTTGTAATCATGCAAGAAAAAACTTGGAAAGTTACTAATAAAGTTGTGGAGGACAGTGTAATTACAGTTATTGAGAACCTACTGTTCATTAGGGTGCTGGCTCAATCATTGCACTGGGAAGTAATCTGATTATAGTTTAGCTCAAGCACTGCTCTCACAAAGTGAAAGTCATTGGTCCCAAACCCAAGCCCTCTTCCCAAACATATTATGGCTACATCTTTGGTACAAATTTGCCCTAACATGATGGATTCAACATGTCACATGGACAGTTCATTCCAGGCAAGCAGTCTCATAAGAGTAGCAATTCCTGCAATAtcttaaaaatctaatatctTATACAGAATAAAGGACTTAGAAACATAGAGCAATATGAAACAACATAGCAGCTCATCTTCCGGTGACATGTCTTCTAGTTTTGAGGCACACCATCTCCCAATTCTTGTTTCTCGTTTTCTGTTTCCTGTGTACAGAATCAATGTTGCTACATGAGAACAGTACTAAGGAAAAACCAAGtaaagtttttaaataattaaatataagaataaaagaaagaaaaagaaagatcatGCACACTTAACTGCtattaagaaaatcaaagtaaCTTGCACATCTAACTtgctattaattaaaaaaatgtacAATTTAATATATGCTTATACCTATCACTGAAGCAAAGGCGAGGAGATGAAAATTGCAAGCGAGTTTAAGTTACCAATGAAcattttcatcattttcttacAAACAAAAGATATCAGTTTTCATCAATTGCCATCTCTGTGGTGCATGCGGTGAGACATCATTCTCTTTGATATTAAAAAGACATAACCATACTTCCtcagaaaaagacaaaaagacACCATTTATAGCAACAAGTTAAAAGGAAATATGCACCATTTCTTCTCCTCACGAAACAATATTATCAAGACGAACAAGAATTTGTTACAATAAGTGGAGTGACAGGAAAAGGAAGAGTATGTTCTGCAGAAACTGATGTTCCTGTTCAACCACTGAGTTTGTACCAACCTTCATTGTAGTCTCCTGCGCTTAGCAATTTGCCATTGCTTCAATAAAAACGAGACTCCCTCTTTCAAGGTCgccttcttctcttctttataGTTCCATAACTCTGAAGTAATATACCTTCCGCTGGGATTGTAATCATTTATCTCTTTCACGGCATCAGTCACAGCCTTGTAAACTTCATCCCCCAATTCATCTTTAAGACCATTCAATTTTTCATCCTTATCATCAATAACTTCCTAAaccaaaaaattgaaatacaCCCATGTCATCGTGAAAGAAGCAAAAAGGGCCTTTATTTGCAAAATATGATAAGAAAATCTTTTAACATTTCAAGAATTTATCTTATTCAAAGAATCGGTTCATGCACACTAACTACAATTTTGCTCCATAAGCTTATTCTGATATATAGCAGAGACTTACCAGCAAAACACAGGAAACACATGTAGCAATTATATAAAGCAGGCAGCTCATAGATGGTagtatttaaaagaaaacatttcattgaaaaaacaacatgtacagatgagaagaaaaaactgaattaactcaaaaatcaaactaatgtAAACCTAGTAAAACTATAGTGAATTATCcaagagaaaatagaaatgtAGAGATTGCTGCAAATGGAAGCTGCCACCATAAGATGCATCTAGTTTGCTGATCCTCTCACTTAAAATAGGATAACAAAAGTACAATATTCTTGTAGTACAAAAGTTCGGCCCAACAGGGCATGGAAGCCTTGGTTCTTTAATTTTGAGAAATCAATTGAAGAGATGGAACTAGTGTACTTGGACTGTTAGCAGTAAATTCGTTGCCAGAGAGTATATAAGCTTGAGATAGCCCCAACACAAGATGGTGAGAGGATACGGTACCGCAAGCGTagaataatcaataaaaagagTAAATTTGACATTCCAGTATTCTAGAGTTCATTATTTATAAGTGTGAGCCAACTGAAAAAGCTTTTAAATGTAAGGTTGCACCTGTTGGAGTTGGAACAATGACTCTAAAATGTACTTATCCAATATAACAAACAATAAGAGAAGATTTCACTGAAAAATTAACCGGAAAACAGGCTAGCGATGATTCAATTACTTCTGTCTTGGTACTGGTAGAAGAGTGTCCCCCATGGCTGGACAATATAATTCTCAATGTTGTGCTTTCTTAAAGGATTTTCGAGCAAAAGAAATCTCGTGCGAGTTGCACAAGTTAATAAAGAGTCCCTCTTGTTAATTTTCAATCTAGCACTAAAGAGTAGGCACGTCAGATCTGCAATGTAAATGAACAAGACATGTGTTGTCTCACTTGTACCAGAGcagctttttcttattaaatcaACAGCTGGAGGCTAGATGTTCTAAgataattttgaaatgcatacCTTATTTTTTCCATCAACCATAGCAACTTTGAAAGGATGCCAGCCTGGATCTTTAAGATATTCCACCCACAATGAGCAAAGTTCTGAAGCTCGAACTTCTGCTTCTTCCTCGGTGTACTTTCTCTTCATTGCTTCAAGGAATGGTTTACTGTCAAGTTCTCCCATCCTCTTAACACCAATTTGAGCACGGTTTGATATTTCTTTCAGCCCCTGCaatgtaatttaattagtacCATATCACAAAAAATAGGTAGTTTTAACTTCACAAAGTATAAAATAAGCATTTAAATAACAAGTATAACTGTGTATCAATTACATTTGGAACTTTTAGTTTCGTTTGGTTTGACTATATcagtaagaatttaaaataaaataaattgagctATTGAGCCAAGGTTTCCTCAGTTTTAGTTATGCCATCAGCAATTCCATGAACTAACTATTCCGGTCATCAAAACAACTCTAGTAGCATGGAAATGGACTGCAAAGAATATTTGTATCATGAACAAAACCAAGGATGTTGAAAGATTATGGAAATGGCAGTTCTCCTCTCTATCATAactcatatattaattatatttgactTTGAAAAGGCAGAAATATAGTTGCTcacattaattaattcttttcgGGCTTCCTGCAGTTCATCATTGCTCTTGCGCTCACTTACAATAAGAGCCTGGTTAAGTGTTTCTAAGTCCTCAAGttctccttctttttctctcaaattctgAATTATTGTCTCCATCTTTTGCAGAACTTCTACATCTCCATCATCTCCCATGTGTTTCATTACATTTAATGTGCCTCTAAGTCTCTCAATTTCCAGCTCTAGAGCTTGTTTGGCATCCAGCTGTTTTTGAAGTTGAATAATTCGGTTGTGAAGTTCCTCCTTTTGCCtctgagaaaaaaataataaaggtaACAGAGGTAACTTCAAGTTTTATGTCTTTTAACATGGaaacaacttaaaaataaaaggcaaACCTTCTGATCTTCTGCCAATTTTAACACATTCTCATCAGCCTTTTGTTGCTCGAAAGCAGCCAGCTGAAGTGAGCTATTTCTGATTGCATTCTGAAATAccaagaaaataagaattgaCAGGCTTATAAAATAGCAATTTTGAGCAGAGAATAAGATAAACACTTGAACTCAAGATGTAAAACAACTGAAAAATAGCACTACTAACAGTGTTCCGTGTGCAAATGAGAGAGATGGAGGAAAAGTGTTCATGTCCATGTTGTGGTATCATGAAAAAGAAGTTATGACGTATTGTGTGGATGCTACAACAGGAagacaataaaaagaaatgtcaAGCATTTAGCACCTTGAGAAGAAGTTTAGctaaagagaaaaaatcaTTGAGATAACAAACCTAGGAGCTTCAATTCATGCAATTTCATATAATGCTGCTCGGTGGTGATGGTTTCTTGTGGAAGCAAATGATGTGGTTAGAACCATAGACTGTCTTAGATCATTGTAATTATTGAGAGTAATGGAAGGGTTTCACCTCTTGAAATTTCATGAAAAGGAAACATTGTGGATGACAATATCTAAACAAGACATGGGCCGAAAGCACTACATATCATAGCTTTTTCGATGGTCCATTTTTTGCAAACACAACATACCTTTTCTATCTCTTCAGAGAGCTTCCTTCTGTCATTTTCATTCTTGGCCTCACGTTTTTCTAATTCTGATCCACGCATCTCAAGCTCTCTTTTCTGAGAATCTACTTGCAACTTAAGCTTTTCGTGGTCATTAAATATCTTCTGAAAGTGCTCCCTAGCACTCATTTGTATTTTTCTAATctctgaaatgcaaaagagaTAGAATCACGATCACAGCATAGTACTAAatcctaagaaataaaaatatggcATTAAGCAGCAATGGAACTTCAATAGGTAAACAAGCATTATACTGCCTGCTATTATAAGAAGCACCTTCATTGTACGCTTGAAGAAGCCTATCTTTCTCTTCCATCAACTTGTTGAGGGAGACAGAAGTCTCGCTAAACTTATCTTGCATCTCCTGTATGTGCTTATTTTTTATCTCGATTATGTTGTTCAAATTTGATATGAGTTTGTCCTGCTTTCGTGCTTCTTCCTCCATAATTTCAGAGATTGTTTTAAGGTCTCCAGTCTTTCTTAGGTGATCTCCAATAATATTATCTGCCTTATAATCATCAGCGCGTGCCACCCAACAATAAACTCCAGATTTTTCTCCTGTtgtaaaataatcttttttccCATGATGGTCTGCCTCATAGGCCTTCTCAAATGATAGGGCATTATGTAAACCAGGCCAATCCTTGTGGAATTCCACAACAGCACTTCCCGAATGACCTCGATAATTCCATAGGGGATGTACCCTTGTGGGATTAAATCCTCGACTGATCAACTCATCCCTAAATTTGGATCCACTTGCTCCTACGAATCGCCCGTCTGGTGCCTTCGTAGTTGGAATATTAATCACAATGCCTGTCCAGGGCCACACAATCTTCTCATCATGATTGCAGCTGTCAAGGGGGTCACTCTCACCCTTTGGTTTTGATGGGCTCCCTAAATCTGCTATATCTTTCTCCAAGTACTTAACCAGTGCCAGGTGATTTGCCTTTTCCTTAGTAGATCTTTTCTTTGACGCACTTCGTCCCACCCCAGAAGCATGTTGGAGTAGATCCCTGTATAGGtactctctctttctcttcttagGGCAGTAGGGACAAGTAAAAGTCTCATCTGAAATTTTCACATGGTGAGTTCCATTCTTCAGCTCCTCATAACATTGAGCTTCATACTCATCCAATTCAGATTCACTCATATCTGTGTCCTCATCTGAACTATGATCCACTGAACTTCCCATGTAAATTCCCAAAGAAGCACCTGAAATCAAAAGATATAAAACTAAGTGACATATTCTGTTGATATATCTGCTGACTACTACCATTTACACACAACCTCTTTGCCAAAGAACATAATCCATAATGTAAAATCCATAAGAATGATAATTGgctaaaataattctttttctaaaaaatgaaaatccaGAATAACTGGAAAGTTGAGTaagaaagaacaagaaaatatTCTTCAAGTTTGACTTATAAGGCAAATGACAAACTCAAACACCAAAATGTCACTAAAACAATTCTAACGGTGAGACAAATGTACAAACAACagaagagaaaggaaacacTCCAATGAAATTGGAAAAGCTAAaatgtgaaattttttaattattgtagaCATACTTGAGTTCCAAGAATCTCTAGCTGCTTTGGGACTACAAGATCTCTACCTAATTAAAAAGCCACATAGGTGCATTACAAAAGCCAGATTCTGGTCGATACATAATTTGCAATGTTCTTAATCCTGAGAAGTCATTTCAGGCATTAACATATTCTGATACACATTTAACAAAAATTCcagtttaataaattaatcaaccAAAAGGACATAGACTTTCAGCATAAAATTGTGAAAAGAAATCATGATTCAGTTGcaggcaaaaaagaaaaaagaaaaacctcaACGAACCAAATGCAACCTTAATTAGCATactaacataagaaaaatattaatgcaaAAATTCACATGCAGCTCAACATATTATGAAAttgccctttttcttttgctgtgTTTGTTTGGCCAGCAAGCGCACTTGCACAACAAATTACAGAAATGAGGGAGAACAAATGAGCATTTTCTTGTTTGACTAAGAAGTAAAGTAAAATACCGGATGATTTTCATAATTACTATCCTGAGAACGATACAGAAAGTCGAGATTCACAAAacggaaaaaaagaagaacttataatacaaataaaaataatcacgAGAGAAGCTAAAGCTTAAAGAACGAGCAATACATGCAGCAGATCAAGGAGAACAAAGGTCACTGAACAGAGAAGtgatgaaaaattataaacatttaaaattaaaattggaattgaaaattaaagaacCGCATGCATGTATCAAAATTTAAGGAACAAAGATAAAAATGCGAGCGAACCagagaaataaacaaattggAGCTAGAGATATTATGAAACTGTGAGAGCTTGCTGGAGAGAAACGGTGGAGAAGATTGCAGGGGCTTCTTGGAGCTTTTGGGTCAATAGTAGGAGAGTTTGGCAGTGAGGTCTGAGGAAGATGATTTGACAAGAGAAATGTTTTTGGATTATAGTGTGGGAACTGTGGTGATTTGTACGCGCCGATGATGCGCATTTTGGCAATTAAGCTAGCAAATggaacattttatttttttattctgattttattttacttattttggTGTAAGATTTTAGACTTTATATTGTTCCCTATTATTTTAAAACGGATAAGGCAATTTTACAggaaattctttttctctaatgAAAACAACAGATAATCTAAATAtgaagatttatttaaatttaaatatgtaattaaagTCAAGATTTTATACTTTAACAAAATttacaatattattatctaaaatta
The nucleotide sequence above comes from Ricinus communis isolate WT05 ecotype wild-type chromosome 6, ASM1957865v1, whole genome shotgun sequence. Encoded proteins:
- the LOC8261655 gene encoding protein INVOLVED IN DE NOVO 2 produces the protein MGSSVDHSSDEDTDMSESELDEYEAQCYEELKNGTHHVKISDETFTCPYCPKKRKREYLYRDLLQHASGVGRSASKKRSTKEKANHLALVKYLEKDIADLGSPSKPKGESDPLDSCNHDEKIVWPWTGIVINIPTTKAPDGRFVGASGSKFRDELISRGFNPTRVHPLWNYRGHSGSAVVEFHKDWPGLHNALSFEKAYEADHHGKKDYFTTGEKSGVYCWVARADDYKADNIIGDHLRKTGDLKTISEIMEEEARKQDKLISNLNNIIEIKNKHIQEMQDKFSETSVSLNKLMEEKDRLLQAYNEEIRKIQMSAREHFQKIFNDHEKLKLQVDSQKRELEMRGSELEKREAKNENDRRKLSEEIEKNAIRNSSLQLAAFEQQKADENVLKLAEDQKRQKEELHNRIIQLQKQLDAKQALELEIERLRGTLNVMKHMGDDGDVEVLQKMETIIQNLREKEGELEDLETLNQALIVSERKSNDELQEARKELINGLKEISNRAQIGVKRMGELDSKPFLEAMKRKYTEEEAEVRASELCSLWVEYLKDPGWHPFKVAMVDGKNKEVIDDKDEKLNGLKDELGDEVYKAVTDAVKEINDYNPSGRYITSELWNYKEEKKATLKEGVSFLLKQWQIAKRRRLQ